A region of the Amphiprion ocellaris isolate individual 3 ecotype Okinawa chromosome 22, ASM2253959v1, whole genome shotgun sequence genome:
AAGGCAGGATGTCTAACCAAAACAACAGCACGGCGAGCTGCCGGCGAGCAGAGCGAGGAACGAGGAGGGGACCGAGTCTCCGCGTCCCTCCGCGCACACAGACAGCCGCTGGACTGCCAGGCTGCCGACAGCACGGCTGCCAttttgtggaggaaaaaaaaaaaaaaaaagaagcccgTATCGGTTCAACGGGCTGCGGGGGTTTCCTCTCGAAAAAGGGGGCAAATCCAACCCCGACGCGTTTACACGAGCTCCCCCACATCTTTCTGGAGCACCGAGAGGAGCGTGTGTGCGCGTCCGAGTCGAGCTCGGCTTCATTCCGCTTCGCTTTGCGCCGTGTTTTTCATGGCGTGTGCGCGATAATCAGCACCGTGCAGCACCAACATGGCCAGGCAGCAGCGACTTCGCCGAAGTTGAAGCGCACGCTGGATCCCACTATTTACTGTGCGCCATACTCAACTAAAACAGCATTATGAAACAGAGATATAAGACTACACTTAATATTTGAGGATATTTAACTTCACTGAGACAGAACCACTAAAGCTCAGTGCTCAGATGCCAAAGCAGCTCAATGTggttttttatgctttttaatcACAATTTATGACTCATCAAGCAAATTCATCTTGGAGAACTGTGGTTATAATGTTAGGAGTTGGGCAGTAAAACGTATCATTTGGAAGAATAAAAGGTGGCAGTCATTAAAAGTCTATCTAGCCCGGAGAGCGGACATGAGGAGGTGACCCTCTTTAAAGGCTGGCTGTCATCCAGCCTTGTCCAGCTCTGGACCCACACTGTTACTTTATGGAGCCACAGTCGGCACCATGCCCGAGTCCCGGCTGGTCTCAATGCTCCAACCGACCCTTCTCCTGGCCGCCTCCGAACACACCACTGCAGGCAAGTTTGGGCGCAGACTCCGTTCAAAGGAAGCCTCACACGTGAATAATGATGGATAACGTCTACATACGCCTGTTGCGCCATTAATCGATTGACTGGTGTTTGGACAACTGCTCTCCCTTCTGTCCTGCGGGACACTTTCAAGTCAATCAGGTCCAGAAATCCAAAAGTAAATaaagttcattcattcatagtGGGAACGAATATTGCACCAGCAgagtctgctgctgtttccaccGCCGAACCTCCACTTTCCTCTTTGTTTAAAACGTGCAAAGAGGCGTAATTATGGAGTCGGTGTTGATAACACTTCATCAATTAATTCTCAGCAGCTACTGAATCTTTCATTCTCTCAATAAAGCAACATCAAATGGGGAGATTTCCCCTCACTTCTGCCATTCATCCACCCAAACGAGACCACTTCCTCTTGTAAACGTCCCCCCACCTCTTTACATGCAGATCAACAGCAGCTGGAAATAACCCAATTAAAATCGGGTAAAGTGAAAAACCAGGAAGAGCTCAAATTGGGAAAATCGTGAATTAAAATAACGACTGAGAGCTTATtggaagcaaaacaaagaaatgaccTTAAAATTCGGTGCGTTGGACGGTTTCTCTTTACGCGTCCAGTCTGTTTGGCTGATTTATCAAACCTGTGAGGCTGTCAACCTGCAAGaaaataatgacataaaaaaaacgAGCGGGGGTAAATACATCAATTTTAACCCATTAACCACACGCAGGGTCCCCAGCAGCAGTCATGAGGagaaatgattatttttccCCCTCAAGAGAGACAGTCTGTGTCTCCTGTGTCACCAAATTCAGAGCTGCAAACATTTCGCGGCATAAAATCCTGAAATCCACCATGAGCTTAAATGTGAACAAACAAGCAGTGTGTTCTGGCAACAGCTCGTGTGAATTTAAGTGAATTTCAGGCTCCTTGGTGAGACACAGCCAGCCCTTTGTATCCCAGCCGACGTGTCACCAATAGATATATTTCTAATTTCTCCAAAAAGTCCACCATCCCTCTTAATCAACACAATCAGACTCCAAACCATAAACAGCCAAAGTGTCTGTTTAACCACGACCCAGTGTTTCCAAAGCAGGCAATCATGAAACATTTATGCACAATTGAATTGGTTCGCCTCCCTGTCACGTCCCTGGGAGCGACCCAAGTTAAGTTAATAAATCCAACATGCAGTCATCCACAGCAAAAACCAACACAGCACCCAAACCCCAACACCCCAAACATCCCATCTCTATAATATGAAGGCGCTGCGTGGAAACCCGGGCACAGAAGGACCGTTTGGAGCACTTGCTGCTGGGAACATCTCAGTCAACCCAGCCTGGTTCGCCTCAGATCCTCCACTTTACATAAATCCAAACGACGCAACGCGAGCTCGGAGCGCGATCAACTTAAACAGACGGATTCCTGAACGCCACCACGACCCAACGGCGAGGTCTCCCGAACCCGAACGGGCGTTTAGAACCGAGAGGGGAACGTGTTttgcagggggaaaaaagtggTGCGCAGACACACACGGAGCTCCACGTCGGTGATCGCTGCAGCCACCGCTCAAAGCTCCACATCCACCGCTGGATCGCGACGtagaaaaaagcacaaaagcagCGCCCTCAAACGTCGCCTTCTGCCCCCGTTAGTTAGAGACGATATCGAAGAAGACCTACCTGGAGGCTCGGCTGGGGATCGGTGGGTCTTGAGGCGGTTAGACAATGAAAGTTGGGAGGCGATCAGCAGAAAATGAATAGGAGCCGAGCCGCCATCTTGAAGCAGGCTGCAGACGCTGTCAGTGGCGGAGAGCGCACGGCGGACCGGAGCGCATTTCAGATGTGCGAATAAAACTCCGCGTTTCCTCGCCGCTTGCGCGCTGCGTGCGTATCCGATCCGCGGCTCCGGAACAGCCCAACACCTTCGGCTTCGGCTCGGTCGGGCTCCCACTTCGGCACCGATAACTTTGCCTCCAAAATATCCGCTTCGCCCCCAGTAAaatgcagcagtgtgtgtgtgctccgTGGAAACTGACACCGTCCCCAAAATGGCTTGTAGTTCGACCGCCCCGCTTTGGTCACGTGATCCCGTTGCTTAAGGGTGCCTAGGAATTACTGTCGGTGTACGCTGTTTTCTCCTCATCTGCTACGCatgatagaaaataacagaaattacACGCAGAACCTGGGAGCGGGTTTGAAACAAGTAAATCTAACGCAGCGCTCGGCGGTTTGCGCTtttgagctgcagctgaaatggCACCAGGCGGCTGCTTAAGGGCGCATAAAAAAATTACTGTCGGTGTGTTGTGGTGTTTTCTAATGTATGACGCATGATTTCAAACAACACACATCCATCCAGTTTGAAACACTTTACAGCAAAACAAAGCGGAATATGCCCGAATACGCATATGGAGCCAGATCAAATGGCACTATGATTAGGGGGTGTGCAGAAAGTAGGCTACTAATGGAGCGCCCTCGTCTCTGatgttaaaaataacagcagcacaCGCGCTCACACACGTTCAGACCGTCAATTCTCTCACTATAACATCAAGTCCACCGAAGCTCCAGGCAGCTGCTTTATTAATCTCAGGATGATTGTTGCTTTTAAGACCCACGCACTTGGTTCAAATCCGTCCGTGTGACAAATGGCTCTGGTGTCAAACCTTTGTCATGTCAGGCTGTCCTGAcatctgcagaagaagaagaagacgagggGGGAAAGAAATGCGCCACAACTTCCACTTGATGAATTGGAGCCTTTATCCTTCTGCCAGCGCCGCTGAAAATGAAGGCATCTCGGATGTTTATGGAATCCGAGCCGCCGTGCTGCTGCAGCCCAGCAGCTTTGAACTTTCAAGCTGAGGTGGATGCAGAAAGATTAAGGAAGAATCTTTAGGGAAGGGAGCGGAGTTCTTACTGGGCGATTCAGAAAGGCGTAGatgtcttttaaaaatagaGGCGTCCAGAAAAAGCAAAGCGGAGCCTCTTGTTGCAACAAATGTTCGAGGAAACTAAATACACTGCCGTCGTGCAGCTATGGCAAAAATCGTTTTCAGGCTTCGGAGTGTTTATAAACCAACCTGTGACACAAACCTTCAGTGTGACAAGGACGTCGAGTACGTTTATTAAAATACTTTCccaccaaaaacaacatttcttaCAAACACTGTTTCGAACATATCAGGCTGTGAAATTATTCCAGCAACAaggcagtttatttttttatttttctgtttaaggTCAGCACGTGGACAGAGAACAGTCAAACATGTCAATCTCAGGTACAAAACTAGTTAGGAAGCGATGCGCAATTCCGCTGGAAACGGGTGAACTTCGGCGCTTTGGAGGGGAGGAAACTggacaccagcatcacatctgACTGGCTTTCTCTACACTCTTGGCAGCGTCTTTCAACTTCCCCACCAAATCctgaaaacaagcaaacaccGATCATTTTCAGTTGGAGTAAAAACCgactaaaatatcaaatgaaaATGATACCATCGGGCGCATTACGCATAAGAATTACGCAAAATTAGAAGGCGTTTAGAATTTGGTTTCAGTCTGAAGCAAGACTATTTTGTCTATGTGATTCCATCCAATAATATTTATACAATCACATCACGaccaatatttattttactgaagcTTTAGCTGTagtaaaatgccaaaaatctgCACTGGTGGACTGTTGAGCAGATGCGTCACATTCAtgcgagaaaaaaaaacatcccatgCGGGTCCTTCATATTGCAGACATAATACTGCGATTGAACATATGCGTTTTGTTTGGAAGTTCAAGAGGAGAACTGCCCCAAAGCGATCAGTTCAATGAGTTCACATTCTTCATTTGTTCTCAAATAAGCAGGAGAAATGTGGTGCGTAAAAGCTGCACCGACAAAACAAGCAgtatccaaaaaaaatcctccgtACCTGCAGCTGCTCCATTGTGCAGGTGAAGTTGATATCTTCCGAGCATCCGTCTTTCTAACAAAAGGAACAAGCGAGATCAttgttgataattttttttcagcaaaaaacagaaaaaagcagaagaacagAATAGCTACCTCGCTGTTCAGTGATATCGAATAGAAAGGCTCGTTGACCTTATCGACCTGTCCGTTCTGTCGGGGGAACAACGCGTTAGATTCAAGCAACAAATCTGGCAACTGACAGGTAAATTTAGTGTTTATGCGCATCTACCTTCATGTGGTATTGGAGACGCCATGAAATGTCGTTTATCTGAGCTGGACGCCTTCCTAtgctggaggagaaagagaggaaagggGTTAGAAAATGAGCAGGGGAGCTTTATCTCAACCAAACGTCTCAGAGTTTTGCGCATGATAAAATAGTGCGTGCGGTTAGGAGGCTTTCTCTCTCCCGCAAAGAGGGTTTGTTAATGGCACGTGATAAAGCAGCACTTACATCGCAATTAATCACTCTCCACAAAGACCCTCCCAGCTCATTAACGAGCTGAAGCAACAACTCGTCACCTCTTCTTCccattttttctaaaaaaataaaaaagtttctTGAACTCGTTAAGCTCAAATATTCACTCATGTTGAGCCATGGTTTTATGTCGTTTTTTCATCTGGTGTCTTTCATGTAGCCCcaataaaaatgagaacagCCTTGATATCCACTTTATAATGTAATAATTCTGCACTGTTCAAATTCCCAGCTCCATAAAAACAAATTTCCAGTTTTATCTGGAGGATATGAttccaaaactgcagcaaaaccaACCCTTTCAACTTAAAAGTAGCACCACAGCCACCTCAAATCACACTTAAGTCTCACCTTGTTAATAGATGTTCCAgttcttttttatgtttctgcaaaacaacaaaaagcatcGATAAGTTTTAGACAAGTTGCTAAAAGATTCACTGCAACATGGCTTGAAATGTACCTGATATATGCTGTAGAATATCTCTATCTTCTCTGCACTGAATGTGAGCTCTTCCAGGCTGGAGCTgcaaggaagaagaagaaagtgacACTTTAATcagcagctgattccataaaaAGGCATTTTCTTGAGTCAGAGCTTCATATCTGGACATCAGTATTTCAGCTTCAACAGTGCATTTTTAACCTTCACCCCccaaaaacagatcaaattCTTTGGTCACACACAGGCTGAATGTTCATGTAAGGTTTGCAATTCcactttaaatgcagttttagaATGTGGAGAACAAGCTGAAGTTGAGGGAGTAAACAGATAGAAATGCATGTGCAGAAATCTGACTTATATGTAGCTGCTTGTTTGTTTATCATATGCCCATCTACAGTATGCTTAAAGTTCATTCTCCACATCCTGAACACACAACTCTAACACCCAACTTCTGTCATTATAAACACccaaagaaaatgagacaaaaaaaagcacatttttaaggACAACTGTGGAAAAACTACACCCAAAAACTGCACATAATGTTTGACTGGCAGTTGCTAAACTTTTGTAATCACGCTAATTTGCGTAAACTACCAAGAAGTAGGCCACAGGACTGCTGGTGCACGAGCAGAACATCCCGGAACATCTGGCACAGAGGCTACACAGGCAGCAGAACACAACCACAGCAGGCTTTATTAAAAACACTGCGACCTCCTGCATCCTGGAGCACATTTTGTTTGAGGGGAGGGAAAAAACATAACCCGGAAAATGCTGTGCATGATACACTTAATTTtctgcattctggtgaattttcaGGAGgcaatttgtgctttttctgcatcaatttgtgtctttgtgtaaaggaaaatgctacatttagacacacagagtttttttttccagagcaAATGCATGTATCAAGGAGGACATCAAGCCAAAAATCTGTCACCTCTGTTGCTTTTGCAGAATTTTAGGTGCTGTTTTTGCACAGTTTCTGCCACTTTTGTAGTGAGTGTCTACAAATATCTCTGGATATTTGGTTCATTGTATGTTGCCTGTACACTATAGATGCAGGTGGAACTTTGAATAAGGAGCTGAAACCAAGTAAAAACccaaatatctgttaaatttTCAGGTCAACTGCTGACAAATAGAAAACAGtgtaaaatgataatttattaGAGGCAGTTAATATCTGGATTGTGTAAAAGAATGTGCAACTTCTTAATATATTCTACAACTTCTGTACAACACCAGCTCTTTTAATTTATTGAGCATATGATCCCTGTGTCTCTGTAAATTTTAGGCGCTGTTTTTGCACAATATTTTTCATCCGTCTTGTACTTTTCTTAGAAAATAAGACACAACTTCCCTGTGGTGTCTTGGGAGATACATCAATATGCAGtggagttagaaacatgcaaatAGCAAGATGCTGAGCATTATATTTCcgattacatttttagaaattcaCCACCGTGTGTGGAGGTAGAAGAGGAAGCGTGTTCTGTCAGATGTCGCCTACCTTATCGTCGACTTGTCTGCGTTTTGTTTGACCGCCTCCAGTATGAAGGTGGTGGCTGCAGTGTGAACCTGCTTCAGCAGGATCTGGTCGATCTGCTTCAGCTCGGGATgatctgaaataaaaatgaaaaacatgccaACATGAGGAGGATGCCTCCTTGCAGTTTGCCCCAACATCCCTTCTCGACGCAACAGACGCGTTTGATTTGTGCAAATAAACGACACGATCCATACTCTGCTCCTCCAGATTGACGCGCAGAATGGAAATCAATGATGATTTGCATGTGAATGGGCCCCTCAGCTGCATCAGCCGGGGgtcctttgtttgtttgtctagtGAACACTTCACTTTCTAAATAATTCTGCCATTAAAATGAGCTGGAATGCTGCAGAAGTTGGACAACACACGGTCTGTGGAGACACCCGAGGTAAGCAGGACGGAGCAGGAGTTAGCCTGTGGTGCGTAAAGTAGCCGAGTGTGAAGATGATTTATACGTTTAGTGCTTCAGTCAACAGCAAAACAGATTCACAGGTCTGCTAAAAAGCGATCCGTGGTGGAAACAGTCAAACGTGTGATGTGCAGAGCGGACTTGGTGTCAGTTTAAATGACAAAAGGTATCCCGAGTGGCCGCGCTGAATGCAAAGCAGGTAGCAGAAAAGGCTAAGATCGCTTTAACGCGGCTGTCTGTTCGCCTCATTAAAGATCTCTGTAGAAAACGCGGGGGCGATGCGGGATCAGCGCCTCGAAGAAAAACCCGCAAAACGTCGACGCGGCTTCGCTGCACATCCACACCGAGGCAAGGCGGAAGCAGCGCCGCCAGACAAAAGCGGCGGCGGCGGAGAGAACCGGAGGCAGCAGCTCACCGAGCACCGCCGGGTCTCCGTGAGAGGACAGCAGGCTCCGGTGAGACGCGTCGATCAGCGCCTGGAAGCTGCTCTGGTCGAAGGAGGACGCGTCGGCGAGAGCCTGCAGCCCTCTCTGCACAGACTCAGACAACTCCATTTTGCAAAAAGGGTGACCCACGACACCAGACCACGTGACGGATCAGCTGATGTGGAGAGGCAGAGCGAGGAGCCGAGGCGAACAGAAGacggagaggagagggaggagggggctGGAACACGTCTCCAGATCACCGGGATCCATGGAGAACACACATCCAGGGAGATTTGCTATTGCTATTGATAAATTCTGCAGTTTTATCCGCATGtatatgaataaaacatgtGGATTACACTAAATACCAAACAAGAGGTCTCCAAAGTGCGAACAGGCGCCAATAAGAGGTCGCTGAAGTTATGCATTaggattaaaaataaacatgcaagTGCGTGatgtaaatgcagttttcagTTGCATCGTATAAtaaacttaaagaaaaaaatctaagctGTAATGGGGATATGTAGAGCTCATTTGTTCAAGTCTTTAACATAGAAAATTTTAACTGCCTTTAATCAAGTGTTTGGATATTTGGCTTACGGGATGTTCATTGTTGATCAGGAACCTTCAAGGTGTTGGTTATATAGGTTGTTTAGCTGTGACTGAACactttttagtcactgttttatCCTCAATACACCAGTTTGAACACAAACTAGTGCACTAAAACAGAGCAAGTGGTGTCCAAAA
Encoded here:
- the bmi1a gene encoding LOW QUALITY PROTEIN: uncharacterized protein bmi1a (The sequence of the model RefSeq protein was modified relative to this genomic sequence to represent the inferred CDS: inserted 1 base in 1 codon) — protein: MELSESVQRGLQALADASSFDQSSFQALIDASHRSLLSSHGDPAVLDHPELKQIDQILLKQVHTAATTFILEAVKQNADKSTISSSLEELTFSAEKIEIFYSIYQVHFKPCCSESFSNLSKTYRCFLXVLQKHKKELEHLLTSIGRRPAQINDISWRLQYHMKNGQVDKVNEPFYSISLNSEKDGCSEDINFTCTMEQLQDLVGKLKDAAKSVEKATTGSRDQSGAVELQAILGTVSVSTEHTHTAAFYWGRSGYFGGKVIGAEVGARPSRSRRCWAVPEPRIGYARSAQAARKRGVLFAHLKCAPVRRALSATDSVCSLLQDGGSAPIHFLLIASQLSLSNRLKTHRSPAEPPGLLFRSLNMHRTTRIKITELNPHLMCVLCGGYFIDATTIIECLHSFCKMCIVRYLETSKYCPICDVQVHKTKPLLNIRSDKTLQDIVYKLVPGLFKNEMKRRRDFYAEHPVDASNGSNEDRGEVADEDKRIITDDEIISLSIEFFDQSRLGVAVEDKQSKDQVANKRYLQCPAAMTVMHLRKFLRSKMDIPNTYQVEVMYEDEPLKDYYTLMDIAYIYTWRRNGPLPLKYRVRPNCKKMKVSHAQQEGQNSASRSGPESDSASDKAGSPAGAPSTSSSLPSPGTPAQSPHPQLPHVPGSNNNNNNSTTTVNGTPAAATTTPTPGRPFTQFGAGKPRKVSLNGSSTSSG